The following are encoded in a window of Roseimaritima ulvae genomic DNA:
- the pilM gene encoding type IV pilus assembly protein PilM: protein MAKSTGVWGIEIGQSALKALRCHYDGDSVVSDAFDLIEYPKILSQPEADPEELVREALEKFLERNDYSKGTRIVMSVPGSSGLAKFFKPPPVEAKKIADIVRYEAKQQIPFDLDDVVWDYQMMPGSLIEEGYALDSEIGLFAMKREQAYRALEPFDEVGLEVELIQMAPLALYNMLAFDRLHERLENDTFDPDNPPSSTVLLSIGTDSSDLIITSGFRIWQRSIPLGGNHFTRQLTKELKLTFAKAEHLKRHAREAEDPKLVFQTMRPVFNDLVTEIQRSIGFFKSINKKAEITELLVTGNTVKMPGLAQYLGKNLGYEVHAVDRFNRLQGEDVLTIPTFRDNAPTFGVCYGLALQGLGLGEIKTSLVPSEIVTQRMIRAKKPWALACVAALLLGLVTHFMFVKTSWSQTHPDDWKDATSVVSSTQSYSNQQTTLFDGYKSKLVYLQSVGNEVSGNSERRLQWMELMSTVVQMLPRGNYPDGVLPSPKEVPFVDRPDVYATSMDTRYFEDLSVWFGERRKTRYIEELLSWKDLTGGELPEGLTDDPGPSEAGWVVEIKGYHYYNSTAAKRRGYEASNHLRRTLLNNFLTKSVSLPDESGAMHSFTMSDMGISYPVLVSDEKPREVSVPNPDYEPPPPGTMNAMGGDPRMGMGMGMGSEMGMGAEMGMGAAAAGVDPNDPDAMAKFEPRTLKVVRQDFTFQFVWKPMSLSERLLKQQEEAEKAMEEAAGQEVAMIP from the coding sequence ATGGCGAAATCAACCGGTGTGTGGGGAATCGAAATCGGCCAATCGGCTCTGAAAGCACTGCGTTGCCACTATGATGGCGACAGTGTAGTCAGCGATGCGTTTGATTTGATTGAGTATCCCAAGATTCTAAGCCAGCCGGAAGCCGACCCCGAAGAACTGGTCCGCGAAGCGCTGGAGAAATTCCTCGAACGTAACGATTATTCCAAAGGCACGCGGATTGTAATGAGCGTGCCGGGCTCGAGTGGGCTGGCCAAGTTCTTCAAGCCGCCACCGGTGGAAGCCAAAAAAATCGCCGACATCGTTCGCTACGAAGCGAAACAACAGATTCCCTTTGATCTGGACGATGTGGTCTGGGACTACCAGATGATGCCCGGCAGCCTGATCGAAGAAGGGTACGCGCTGGATTCGGAAATCGGGCTGTTCGCAATGAAACGCGAGCAGGCCTATCGAGCGCTGGAGCCCTTTGATGAAGTCGGCTTGGAGGTCGAGTTGATCCAGATGGCGCCGCTGGCGTTGTACAACATGCTGGCCTTCGATCGTCTGCATGAACGGCTGGAAAACGACACCTTCGACCCGGACAACCCGCCCTCTTCGACCGTCTTGTTGTCGATCGGTACCGACTCCTCGGACCTGATCATCACCAGCGGCTTTCGCATTTGGCAACGCAGCATCCCGCTGGGCGGCAACCACTTCACGCGGCAGCTGACCAAAGAGTTGAAACTGACGTTCGCCAAAGCTGAACACCTCAAACGCCACGCTCGCGAAGCGGAAGACCCCAAGCTGGTGTTCCAGACCATGCGGCCGGTGTTCAACGATTTGGTCACCGAAATTCAGCGTTCGATCGGGTTCTTCAAAAGCATCAACAAGAAGGCCGAGATCACGGAATTGCTGGTCACCGGCAACACGGTCAAAATGCCCGGCCTGGCGCAGTACTTGGGCAAGAACCTGGGCTACGAAGTCCACGCGGTCGATCGCTTCAATCGCCTGCAGGGCGAAGACGTGCTGACGATCCCCACCTTCCGCGACAACGCCCCCACCTTCGGCGTCTGTTACGGTTTGGCCCTGCAAGGCTTGGGACTGGGCGAGATCAAAACCAGCTTGGTGCCCAGTGAGATCGTTACGCAGCGGATGATCCGAGCTAAAAAGCCTTGGGCGTTGGCCTGTGTGGCGGCTCTGCTGCTAGGCTTGGTAACCCATTTCATGTTTGTCAAAACCAGCTGGTCGCAAACCCATCCCGATGATTGGAAAGATGCCACCAGCGTGGTCTCGAGCACGCAGAGCTACAGCAATCAGCAGACCACCCTGTTTGATGGTTACAAATCCAAACTGGTGTACCTGCAATCGGTGGGCAATGAGGTTTCGGGTAATAGCGAACGTCGCTTGCAGTGGATGGAATTGATGTCCACGGTCGTGCAGATGCTGCCTCGGGGTAATTATCCCGACGGCGTGCTGCCCAGCCCCAAAGAGGTGCCCTTCGTCGACCGGCCCGACGTGTATGCGACCAGCATGGACACCCGCTACTTCGAAGATTTGTCGGTGTGGTTCGGCGAACGTCGCAAAACCCGCTACATCGAAGAATTGCTCAGCTGGAAAGACTTGACCGGCGGCGAGTTGCCCGAAGGTCTGACCGACGATCCCGGCCCCAGCGAAGCCGGGTGGGTCGTCGAAATCAAAGGCTACCACTACTACAACAGCACCGCAGCGAAACGTCGCGGCTACGAAGCCAGCAACCACCTGCGACGTACCCTGCTGAATAACTTTCTTACCAAGTCGGTTAGCTTGCCCGATGAGTCCGGGGCCATGCACTCCTTCACCATGTCCGACATGGGGATCTCCTATCCGGTCTTGGTGTCCGACGAAAAACCCCGCGAAGTCTCGGTGCCCAACCCCGACTATGAACCACCGCCACCGGGCACGATGAACGCCATGGGCGGTGACCCGCGGATGGGCATGGGCATGGGCATGGGTTCCGAAATGGGCATGGGCGCCGAAATGGGCATGGGTGCC